Proteins encoded within one genomic window of Candidatus Binataceae bacterium:
- a CDS encoding aromatic-ring-hydroxylating dioxygenase subunit beta, translated as MPNLSRSEAEDILYREARLLDDRCYREWLELFGADARYWIPCNGEGTDPEREITLVYDDLPRLRDRVERLASGLAHAQTPPSRTKRLISNVEVDNSTEDAATVSSGFILYELRRSRERVFAGRYEHSLRRVEGNWKIATKKVVLINNDEVIDNLTFIV; from the coding sequence ATGCCCAACCTAAGCCGCTCCGAGGCCGAAGACATTCTGTATCGGGAGGCACGCCTCCTCGATGACCGGTGTTACCGGGAATGGCTCGAGCTGTTCGGCGCGGACGCCAGGTACTGGATTCCGTGTAACGGCGAGGGAACGGATCCGGAGCGCGAAATTACCCTGGTGTATGACGACCTGCCGAGACTCAGGGATCGTGTGGAACGGCTCGCCTCGGGACTGGCCCATGCGCAGACGCCGCCGTCACGCACCAAGCGGCTGATCTCGAATGTCGAGGTCGATAATTCCACCGAAGACGCCGCGACGGTGTCGTCGGGTTTTATCCTGTATGAGCTGCGACGCAGCAGGGAGCGTGTGTTCGCTGGTCGTTATGAGCATTCACTGCGCCGAGTCGAGGGAAACTGGAAAATCGCAACCAAGAAGGTGGTGCTGATAAACAACGATGAAGTCATCGACAACCTGACTTTTATCGTTTAG